One window of the Betta splendens chromosome 21, fBetSpl5.4, whole genome shotgun sequence genome contains the following:
- the nifk gene encoding MKI67 FHA domain-interacting nucleolar phosphoprotein, producing the protein MTESKTESAAKPREQLLALNPEQDSEFKKKVQEAKKKNTNVGDRLSPGVVYVGHLPLGLFEPDLKTYFEQFGKVLRLRLSRSKKTGGSKGYAFVEFECDEVAKIVAETMNNYLMGERLLKCHIMAPENVHEKLFVGSQAHFKKPVYPAVARYNKKHSAERVKKMQDKLLRKEAKLRKRLAAHGIDYDFPGFAAQVSQKKKSCDSMNASTCSDTTPICTPSLLERRKSMVVNDDADGEIVIKLPTADKDGSSEEEEEEDKNKESEESNEEEAE; encoded by the exons ATGACTGAGAGTAAGACGGAATCGGCCGCTAAGCCGAGGGAACAACTACTGGCGTTGAACCCGGAACAAGATTCAGAGTTTaagaagaaggtgcaggaggcgAAGAAAAAGAACACGAACGTG GGGGACCGGTTGAGCCCAGGAGTGGTCTATGTGGGCCACCTGCCCCTGGGGCTGTTCGAACCCGACCTTAAGACTTACTTCGAGCAGTTCGGGAAGGTCCTGAGACTGCGGCTGTCCAGGAGTAAAAAG ACAGGTGGAAGCAAAGGCTATGCATTTGTGGAGTTTGAATGTGATGAAGTAGCCAAGATTGTTGCAGAAACTATGAACAATTATCTCATGGGAGAGAGACTTCTCAAAT GTCACATTATGGCACCAGAGAACGTGCACGAGAAGCTGTTTGTTGGCTCACAGGCGCACTTTAAAAAGCCTGTGTATCCCGCCGTGGCACGCtacaacaaaaaacactcaGCAGAACGGGTCAAGAAGATGCAGGACAAACTCTTACGGAAGGAGGCAAAGCTCCGTAAGAGGCTTGCAGCACATGGCATCGATTACGACTTCCCAGGATTT gCTGCACAGGTGTCTCAAAAGAAAAAGTCCTGTGACTCAATGAATGCATCTACATGTAGT GACACCACTCCCATATGCACACCCTCTCTCCTGGAGAGGAGGAAGTCCATGGTCGttaatgatgatgctgatggtgaGATTGTCATTAAGTTACCGACTGCAGACAAAGATGGctcttcagaggaggaggaggaggaggataaaaaTAAAGAGAGTGAGGAATCCAATGAAGAAGAGGCAGAGTAA
- the si:dkey-219c10.4 gene encoding high affinity cGMP-specific 3',5'-cyclic phosphodiesterase 9A isoform X2 codes for MPIKIIYFTVNGRPERAEFPEDCPAQDVKDLFRSAAEAGPHDILKLYNPKGSIINISPGLEPNSPNSCYKLEVVAADCNSEPLGAELAGALGFDLSSMEKRLQGLEKKILFEAGETPAVVYEMKKQVDSFQEKLESVEHLSWLGLFKDLSETTHQPSPFYHKRTLHKTKDECERVQEKFLQMSSLEVSEEVRQYLKTPTFDNWQWEDAEIMVLLQVMYTDLDFTATFNIEPDALQHFLFEVYRRYNNIPFHNFKHCFCVTQMMYGLIWLTDLRSKMDSTELLIMLTSAVCHDLDHTGYNNAYQVHPGLYINARTELALRYNDISPLENHHCAVAFEILEKEESNIFRNLSTEQYKRIREGIIKCILATDMTRHNDILNKFKSILSAFDFTNKDHKDVLMMILIKVSDISNEARPMEVAEPWLDCLLQEFYNQSDIEKLEGLPVTPFMDRDKVTKPSSQTGFIRFVLLPLFIELANLFPCLEHIIDPVRKALDYYTEMEKALERENQNRAQSENGTKHKESAGSTVDGCAETGPDALKSDVII; via the exons ATGCCAATAAAAATCATCTACTTTACGGTGAATGGGAGACCAGAGCGAGCCGAATTCCCGGAGGATTGTCCTGCCCAGGATGTCAAAG ATCTGTTCCgctctgcagcagaagcaggaccCCATGACATCCTGAAGCTGTACAACCCCAAAGGCAGCATAATCAACATCTCTCCGGGTCTGGAGCCCAACAGCCCAAACTCCTGCTACaagctggaggtggtggctgcagACTGCAACAGTGAGCCGTTAG GTGCAGAGCTTGCTGGTGCACTAGGATTTGACCTCTCATCCATGGAGAAGAG ACTGCAGGGCCTGGAGAAGAAAATCCTCTTTGAAGCCGGGGAAACCCCTGCAGTTGTGTATGAGATGAAGAAGCAGGTGGATTCATTCCAAGAAAAATTGGAG AGCGTGGAGCATCTGAGTTGGCTTGGATTGTTCAAAGACCTGTCAGAGACGACACACCAGCCCTCCCCATTCTACCACAAGAGGACACTGCATAAAACCAAGGACGAATGTGAGCGTGTGCAGGAGAAGTTCCTTCAAATGAG CTCTCTGGAGGTTTCAGAGGAAGTGAGGCAGTACTTAAAGACCCCAACCTTTGATAACTG GCAGTGGGAGGATGCAGAGATAATGGTGCTCCTGCAGGTCATGTACACAGATTTAGATTTCACAGCCACCTTCAACATCGAACCTGACGCACTGCAGCATTTTCTTTTTGAAGTGTACCGAAGATACAACAACATCCCCTTCCACAACTTCAAACACTGCTTCTGTGTGACCCAGATG ATGTATGGTTTGATTTGGCTAACTGACCTGAGGAGTAAGATGGACAGCACCGAGCTGCTGATTATGCTGACCTCTGCTGTGTGCCACGACCTTGACCATACCGGCTACAACAATGCCTATCAGGTGCACCCAGGCCTCTAT ATAAATGCTCGGACTGAACTTGCTCTGCGCTACAATGACATCTCTCCCCTGGAGAACCATCACTGCGCTGTCGCGTTTGAGATACTGGAAAAG GAAGAGAGCAACATCTTCAGAAATCTATCCACAGAGCAATATAAACGGATAAGAGAGGGAATCATCAA ATGCATCCTGGCCACCGACATGACGAGGCACAATGACATTCTCAACAAGTTCAAGTCCATCCTCTCTGCATTCGACTTCACCAACAAAGACCACAAGGACGTG ctgaTGATGATCCTGATCAAAGTGAGTGACATATCCAATGAGGCACGACCTATGGAGGTGGCTGAGCCCTGGCTGGACTGTCTGCTTCAGGAATTCTACAACCAG AGTGACATTGAGAAGCTGGAAGGTCTTCCTGTCACCCCCTTCATGGACCGGGACAAAGTAACCAAACCCTCATCTCAAACAGGTTTCATCAGatttgtcctcctccctctcttcatcGAGCTAGCCAACCTGTTCCCCTGCCTCGAG cacatcattGACCCGGTAAGGAAGGCTCTGGACTACtacacagagatggagaaggcGCTGGAGAGGGAAaatcagaaccgagctcagaGCGAGAATGGCACCAAGCACAAAGAAAGCGCTGGGAGCACGGTGGACGGCTGTGCAGAGACTGGTCCCGATGCCTTGAAATCAGACGTGATTATCTAA
- the si:dkey-219c10.4 gene encoding high affinity cGMP-specific 3',5'-cyclic phosphodiesterase 9A isoform X3: MPIKIIYFTVNGRPERAEFPEDCPAQDVKDLFRSAAEAGPHDILKLYNPKGSIINISPGLEPNSPNSCYKLEVVAADCNSAELAGALGFDLSSMEKRLQGLEKKILFEAGETPAVVYEMKKQVDSFQEKLESVEHLSWLGLFKDLSETTHQPSPFYHKRTLHKTKDECERVQEKFLQMSSLEVSEEVRQYLKTPTFDNWQWEDAEIMVLLQVMYTDLDFTATFNIEPDALQHFLFEVYRRYNNIPFHNFKHCFCVTQMMYGLIWLTDLRSKMDSTELLIMLTSAVCHDLDHTGYNNAYQVHPGLYINARTELALRYNDISPLENHHCAVAFEILEKEESNIFRNLSTEQYKRIREGIIKCILATDMTRHNDILNKFKSILSAFDFTNKDHKDVLMMILIKVSDISNEARPMEVAEPWLDCLLQEFYNQSDIEKLEGLPVTPFMDRDKVTKPSSQTGFIRFVLLPLFIELANLFPCLEQHIIDPVRKALDYYTEMEKALERENQNRAQSENGTKHKESAGSTVDGCAETGPDALKSDVII; the protein is encoded by the exons ATGCCAATAAAAATCATCTACTTTACGGTGAATGGGAGACCAGAGCGAGCCGAATTCCCGGAGGATTGTCCTGCCCAGGATGTCAAAG ATCTGTTCCgctctgcagcagaagcaggaccCCATGACATCCTGAAGCTGTACAACCCCAAAGGCAGCATAATCAACATCTCTCCGGGTCTGGAGCCCAACAGCCCAAACTCCTGCTACaagctggaggtggtggctgcagACTGCAACA GTGCAGAGCTTGCTGGTGCACTAGGATTTGACCTCTCATCCATGGAGAAGAG ACTGCAGGGCCTGGAGAAGAAAATCCTCTTTGAAGCCGGGGAAACCCCTGCAGTTGTGTATGAGATGAAGAAGCAGGTGGATTCATTCCAAGAAAAATTGGAG AGCGTGGAGCATCTGAGTTGGCTTGGATTGTTCAAAGACCTGTCAGAGACGACACACCAGCCCTCCCCATTCTACCACAAGAGGACACTGCATAAAACCAAGGACGAATGTGAGCGTGTGCAGGAGAAGTTCCTTCAAATGAG CTCTCTGGAGGTTTCAGAGGAAGTGAGGCAGTACTTAAAGACCCCAACCTTTGATAACTG GCAGTGGGAGGATGCAGAGATAATGGTGCTCCTGCAGGTCATGTACACAGATTTAGATTTCACAGCCACCTTCAACATCGAACCTGACGCACTGCAGCATTTTCTTTTTGAAGTGTACCGAAGATACAACAACATCCCCTTCCACAACTTCAAACACTGCTTCTGTGTGACCCAGATG ATGTATGGTTTGATTTGGCTAACTGACCTGAGGAGTAAGATGGACAGCACCGAGCTGCTGATTATGCTGACCTCTGCTGTGTGCCACGACCTTGACCATACCGGCTACAACAATGCCTATCAGGTGCACCCAGGCCTCTAT ATAAATGCTCGGACTGAACTTGCTCTGCGCTACAATGACATCTCTCCCCTGGAGAACCATCACTGCGCTGTCGCGTTTGAGATACTGGAAAAG GAAGAGAGCAACATCTTCAGAAATCTATCCACAGAGCAATATAAACGGATAAGAGAGGGAATCATCAA ATGCATCCTGGCCACCGACATGACGAGGCACAATGACATTCTCAACAAGTTCAAGTCCATCCTCTCTGCATTCGACTTCACCAACAAAGACCACAAGGACGTG ctgaTGATGATCCTGATCAAAGTGAGTGACATATCCAATGAGGCACGACCTATGGAGGTGGCTGAGCCCTGGCTGGACTGTCTGCTTCAGGAATTCTACAACCAG AGTGACATTGAGAAGCTGGAAGGTCTTCCTGTCACCCCCTTCATGGACCGGGACAAAGTAACCAAACCCTCATCTCAAACAGGTTTCATCAGatttgtcctcctccctctcttcatcGAGCTAGCCAACCTGTTCCCCTGCCTCGAG cagcacatcattGACCCGGTAAGGAAGGCTCTGGACTACtacacagagatggagaaggcGCTGGAGAGGGAAaatcagaaccgagctcagaGCGAGAATGGCACCAAGCACAAAGAAAGCGCTGGGAGCACGGTGGACGGCTGTGCAGAGACTGGTCCCGATGCCTTGAAATCAGACGTGATTATCTAA
- the si:dkey-219c10.4 gene encoding high affinity cGMP-specific 3',5'-cyclic phosphodiesterase 9A isoform X1 — MPIKIIYFTVNGRPERAEFPEDCPAQDVKDLFRSAAEAGPHDILKLYNPKGSIINISPGLEPNSPNSCYKLEVVAADCNSEPLGAELAGALGFDLSSMEKRLQGLEKKILFEAGETPAVVYEMKKQVDSFQEKLESVEHLSWLGLFKDLSETTHQPSPFYHKRTLHKTKDECERVQEKFLQMSSLEVSEEVRQYLKTPTFDNWQWEDAEIMVLLQVMYTDLDFTATFNIEPDALQHFLFEVYRRYNNIPFHNFKHCFCVTQMMYGLIWLTDLRSKMDSTELLIMLTSAVCHDLDHTGYNNAYQVHPGLYINARTELALRYNDISPLENHHCAVAFEILEKEESNIFRNLSTEQYKRIREGIIKCILATDMTRHNDILNKFKSILSAFDFTNKDHKDVLMMILIKVSDISNEARPMEVAEPWLDCLLQEFYNQSDIEKLEGLPVTPFMDRDKVTKPSSQTGFIRFVLLPLFIELANLFPCLEQHIIDPVRKALDYYTEMEKALERENQNRAQSENGTKHKESAGSTVDGCAETGPDALKSDVII, encoded by the exons ATGCCAATAAAAATCATCTACTTTACGGTGAATGGGAGACCAGAGCGAGCCGAATTCCCGGAGGATTGTCCTGCCCAGGATGTCAAAG ATCTGTTCCgctctgcagcagaagcaggaccCCATGACATCCTGAAGCTGTACAACCCCAAAGGCAGCATAATCAACATCTCTCCGGGTCTGGAGCCCAACAGCCCAAACTCCTGCTACaagctggaggtggtggctgcagACTGCAACAGTGAGCCGTTAG GTGCAGAGCTTGCTGGTGCACTAGGATTTGACCTCTCATCCATGGAGAAGAG ACTGCAGGGCCTGGAGAAGAAAATCCTCTTTGAAGCCGGGGAAACCCCTGCAGTTGTGTATGAGATGAAGAAGCAGGTGGATTCATTCCAAGAAAAATTGGAG AGCGTGGAGCATCTGAGTTGGCTTGGATTGTTCAAAGACCTGTCAGAGACGACACACCAGCCCTCCCCATTCTACCACAAGAGGACACTGCATAAAACCAAGGACGAATGTGAGCGTGTGCAGGAGAAGTTCCTTCAAATGAG CTCTCTGGAGGTTTCAGAGGAAGTGAGGCAGTACTTAAAGACCCCAACCTTTGATAACTG GCAGTGGGAGGATGCAGAGATAATGGTGCTCCTGCAGGTCATGTACACAGATTTAGATTTCACAGCCACCTTCAACATCGAACCTGACGCACTGCAGCATTTTCTTTTTGAAGTGTACCGAAGATACAACAACATCCCCTTCCACAACTTCAAACACTGCTTCTGTGTGACCCAGATG ATGTATGGTTTGATTTGGCTAACTGACCTGAGGAGTAAGATGGACAGCACCGAGCTGCTGATTATGCTGACCTCTGCTGTGTGCCACGACCTTGACCATACCGGCTACAACAATGCCTATCAGGTGCACCCAGGCCTCTAT ATAAATGCTCGGACTGAACTTGCTCTGCGCTACAATGACATCTCTCCCCTGGAGAACCATCACTGCGCTGTCGCGTTTGAGATACTGGAAAAG GAAGAGAGCAACATCTTCAGAAATCTATCCACAGAGCAATATAAACGGATAAGAGAGGGAATCATCAA ATGCATCCTGGCCACCGACATGACGAGGCACAATGACATTCTCAACAAGTTCAAGTCCATCCTCTCTGCATTCGACTTCACCAACAAAGACCACAAGGACGTG ctgaTGATGATCCTGATCAAAGTGAGTGACATATCCAATGAGGCACGACCTATGGAGGTGGCTGAGCCCTGGCTGGACTGTCTGCTTCAGGAATTCTACAACCAG AGTGACATTGAGAAGCTGGAAGGTCTTCCTGTCACCCCCTTCATGGACCGGGACAAAGTAACCAAACCCTCATCTCAAACAGGTTTCATCAGatttgtcctcctccctctcttcatcGAGCTAGCCAACCTGTTCCCCTGCCTCGAG cagcacatcattGACCCGGTAAGGAAGGCTCTGGACTACtacacagagatggagaaggcGCTGGAGAGGGAAaatcagaaccgagctcagaGCGAGAATGGCACCAAGCACAAAGAAAGCGCTGGGAGCACGGTGGACGGCTGTGCAGAGACTGGTCCCGATGCCTTGAAATCAGACGTGATTATCTAA
- the si:dkey-219c10.4 gene encoding high affinity cGMP-specific 3',5'-cyclic phosphodiesterase 9A isoform X4 yields MPIKIIYFTVNGRPERAEFPEDCPAQDVKDLFRSAAEAGPHDILKLYNPKGSIINISPGLEPNSPNSCYKLEVVAADCNSEPLGAELAGALGFDLSSMEKRLQGLEKKILFEAGETPAVVYEMKKQVDSFQEKLESVEHLSWLGLFKDLSETTHQPSPFYHKRTLHKTKDECERVQEKFLQMSSLEVSEEVRQYLKTPTFDNWQWEDAEIMVLLQVMYTDLDFTATFNIEPDALQHFLFEVYRRYNNIPFHNFKHCFCVTQMMYGLIWLTDLRSKMDSTELLIMLTSAVCHDLDHTGYNNAYQINARTELALRYNDISPLENHHCAVAFEILEKEESNIFRNLSTEQYKRIREGIIKCILATDMTRHNDILNKFKSILSAFDFTNKDHKDVLMMILIKVSDISNEARPMEVAEPWLDCLLQEFYNQSDIEKLEGLPVTPFMDRDKVTKPSSQTGFIRFVLLPLFIELANLFPCLEQHIIDPVRKALDYYTEMEKALERENQNRAQSENGTKHKESAGSTVDGCAETGPDALKSDVII; encoded by the exons ATGCCAATAAAAATCATCTACTTTACGGTGAATGGGAGACCAGAGCGAGCCGAATTCCCGGAGGATTGTCCTGCCCAGGATGTCAAAG ATCTGTTCCgctctgcagcagaagcaggaccCCATGACATCCTGAAGCTGTACAACCCCAAAGGCAGCATAATCAACATCTCTCCGGGTCTGGAGCCCAACAGCCCAAACTCCTGCTACaagctggaggtggtggctgcagACTGCAACAGTGAGCCGTTAG GTGCAGAGCTTGCTGGTGCACTAGGATTTGACCTCTCATCCATGGAGAAGAG ACTGCAGGGCCTGGAGAAGAAAATCCTCTTTGAAGCCGGGGAAACCCCTGCAGTTGTGTATGAGATGAAGAAGCAGGTGGATTCATTCCAAGAAAAATTGGAG AGCGTGGAGCATCTGAGTTGGCTTGGATTGTTCAAAGACCTGTCAGAGACGACACACCAGCCCTCCCCATTCTACCACAAGAGGACACTGCATAAAACCAAGGACGAATGTGAGCGTGTGCAGGAGAAGTTCCTTCAAATGAG CTCTCTGGAGGTTTCAGAGGAAGTGAGGCAGTACTTAAAGACCCCAACCTTTGATAACTG GCAGTGGGAGGATGCAGAGATAATGGTGCTCCTGCAGGTCATGTACACAGATTTAGATTTCACAGCCACCTTCAACATCGAACCTGACGCACTGCAGCATTTTCTTTTTGAAGTGTACCGAAGATACAACAACATCCCCTTCCACAACTTCAAACACTGCTTCTGTGTGACCCAGATG ATGTATGGTTTGATTTGGCTAACTGACCTGAGGAGTAAGATGGACAGCACCGAGCTGCTGATTATGCTGACCTCTGCTGTGTGCCACGACCTTGACCATACCGGCTACAACAATGCCTATCAG ATAAATGCTCGGACTGAACTTGCTCTGCGCTACAATGACATCTCTCCCCTGGAGAACCATCACTGCGCTGTCGCGTTTGAGATACTGGAAAAG GAAGAGAGCAACATCTTCAGAAATCTATCCACAGAGCAATATAAACGGATAAGAGAGGGAATCATCAA ATGCATCCTGGCCACCGACATGACGAGGCACAATGACATTCTCAACAAGTTCAAGTCCATCCTCTCTGCATTCGACTTCACCAACAAAGACCACAAGGACGTG ctgaTGATGATCCTGATCAAAGTGAGTGACATATCCAATGAGGCACGACCTATGGAGGTGGCTGAGCCCTGGCTGGACTGTCTGCTTCAGGAATTCTACAACCAG AGTGACATTGAGAAGCTGGAAGGTCTTCCTGTCACCCCCTTCATGGACCGGGACAAAGTAACCAAACCCTCATCTCAAACAGGTTTCATCAGatttgtcctcctccctctcttcatcGAGCTAGCCAACCTGTTCCCCTGCCTCGAG cagcacatcattGACCCGGTAAGGAAGGCTCTGGACTACtacacagagatggagaaggcGCTGGAGAGGGAAaatcagaaccgagctcagaGCGAGAATGGCACCAAGCACAAAGAAAGCGCTGGGAGCACGGTGGACGGCTGTGCAGAGACTGGTCCCGATGCCTTGAAATCAGACGTGATTATCTAA